From a region of the Actinomycetes bacterium genome:
- the rpmG gene encoding 50S ribosomal protein L33 — MRQIMILGCTECKRRNYTSFKNKKNDPDRIEMKKYCKWCKKHTVHKETR; from the coding sequence TTGAGACAGATTATGATTTTAGGCTGTACGGAATGTAAAAGGAGGAATTATACTTCTTTTAAGAATAAGAAAAATGATCCGGACAGAATAGAAATGAAAAAATATTGTAAGTGGTGTAAAAAACATACGGTTCATAAAGAGACCAGATAG